aggaggagatatGGCCAGCATTTTGTTCTGGAGTCAGATGACGTTCCCTCGCCCTGTTTGTAGCTAAACAAAGATATGGGAAACTAGCaagtggagggacagaggcagtTCTTTAAGAAGACCTGAGAATCTTTTTCCTTCAACATTTCCTGGGTATGTATGTCCTTTGTGCCAGGCAGCATGCTGTGTGATAAAGTCAAAAGGGGTTATCAAACACAGCCCCATCTTACTGCATAGGAAGAGAGGCAGATGCTATGGCAGAGGAGGTACTGAATATATGGGGACGTCCAACCTGGACTGGAAGGTGTAAGGAGGCTCCTCACAGGAACGTGTCTGAGCTAGTCCTATTGGATGAATGGGAGCTTACAGACATACAAAAGTGTTGAGGCATTCCAGACAGTGGCTTAAAGTCATAAATGGTGTTAGAAAGCATGATATGTTCAAGGACAGATAGCATAGGCTTCAACTGTCAAGAGATGAGTCTGAAGAGACAGGCAAGAACCAGGCTGTTGAACAGCCTAGAATATCAAATTAAGGGCTTGGTTTGTGAATATATGAATAGAGAAGCCCTAGATTCTCAAGAGCGTCtgtgatcaaaataaaaaaaaaaaggataaatccAACTGTTGGGGAGTCAGGGAAGAGCCATGGTAAGGTTTTACACAGGGGCACAACATGGTGTGACCTGGTGGCCATGGTAATTACCCTGGAGGGTAAATTGCAAAGGGACCCGCCAGAGGCAAGAACATTAGTTGGCGTAATTGAGGCAGGAGAGGCATGAAGACCTGAACTGTGGTAGATACAAAGGGAATCGAGGAGATAAAGTTGACAGGGGGTTAGTAACCCTCTGATCCCCTCCCAAAACAGGCATATGCTTATCTCCAAAGCTCAACTGAGGCTGTACCTCTCACTCTTCCCCTCAGCCATCCTCCAAACTTTCAAGCTGCTTTTTGGGGGGCCTTTTTGCTACTTTCCTAAGCTGCCTTTGAAGTTTAATCAAGCCTAACTGATTTCACAAGTTGACAGAGAGAGTCTGGCCCCATGCTGGGTCCCTGGCCCTATATTCCCATGGAGTAAAATCTGTCAACTGACCTCAGGTAAGGCAATGAATTGGCCTTGAGCTGTTCTCTGACCCTCTGCCTGTGGCTTCACAACATGGGCATAGTTCAGTTAAGAAATCACAGTTCCAGGAAAAGAGCACACatcatctagtttatttttctcctgattCATTTCATACCAACACACAAACCCCAATCGATAGCAGGCAAAATGGAGGGAGGCCCTCAAAGCAAGCTGATTTTCTAGAtgcccctttcctttcctgcaaGGCCCATCAGAGAGGTGCCTCAACTTTACTTGTATCTGATGGTTGTATCCCTGGAGGTGAAGCCAGATGTCAGGCTTTCTGTGGGGAGACAGGACTCTGTGGCCAGCTGGAATGCTGGGGAGTCAAAGATTCCCCCCGCCACCAAAGAGTAACTGTTCCTCTCCACATGGGCATGCGTTGTCTTGATCTGCTTCCAGGGGACTTCGGAAAGCAAGTCTTCCCCTAGAACTCCTTGGACCTTCTCAACACAACAGCAACACAGACAATGAGGTGCCCAAGGTCTATGTTCATAGGCCAGTTGAATATAGCCAGAGTGACCTGTTGACTCAAGAACCCAACTTTCAATACAGAGGGCTATATCCGGAGATTCCTGTCAAACTGATGCTGTAGAGGCTTGCCAAGCATACTAAACCCCAATCAGACTCTGACCGGTTCAGTTTGGGCACATcaagagtggggaaggaggaTGAGCTGTGGCTATGTGTGGTGCCCTCACACACTCTTCCAGCCCCTTTTcatctgccttctcttttttctcctcttctttgtccttttccccctcctcctcctcctcctcttcctcctcctcttcactgTTTGAGTCCTCATATAGATTGATGGTGGCCTGGACAGGGAAGTTCTGCAGCAGAATCTCCCCATCACTGTACAGGTAGTCAAAAGAGTGGGATTTAGGCCAGAAGAACCTGTGGACAGAGAAGAAATATGGTCCCTAACTTCTACAGGTCTCATATACAGGCCAAGAAGGAATCCAAGCCCTATACTCCTTCCCCTACCTGCATTAATGAggtgaaagggaaaagaagaaagcaagcattGTAACAGAACCTTCTAGATTGTTACAAATTGACCCCAGGCAGGAAGGTAATGTCTGGTGGGCCTATAGCTGTGGGgagcccctgccccagcacctgACAACTCTGACACAgatcctacccccaccccccacttcagAAGGTCTTCTAGCCAAGAATTACTTAGCCCTGTGTCCTCCATGTCCTACGAAGGCTTTCTTCACTGACGCTGTCCATAGGGGCTCATTCTTAGGGGTCATTGACAGTGCCTGCAGGGAAGGCAACCTTGGCCAATTCCCTTAAccactctgggcttcagtttcctggtCTATGAAAGAGATAGTGGCATtgcctccccactcctgcttCACAGGGATGTTGTGAGGATTTAAAGAGCTAATGGATCTACATCAATTTCCGAGCTTGGCGCCAGAAGCTTACCTGACAGGGTGATGGAACTCGGAGTTAGCCTTGGTGACTTTGGCACCTGTTGCCCCACCAGTAGCCTGTCCAAAGCAAAAGCTAGCATGTGGGTCAAAGTACGTGGCCAGACAACTGCCTCCTCTGTATCAGAGGTCACAAACCTACAGGTAAGATAATCTAGAAGAAACCTTAGACATCCCTGGGAGCAGCCTTTTCCTGCCCCACAGCAAGAGTTGTGTCCTGGTGTTGGTTGTAAAACAAGGGCACAGAATCCTGGGGGTTGTTTGCTTTTCTGCCCCTGTTCTAATACCTGTGTTGTTTGGAGACTGTCCAGGAGACAGAGTTCTACTGAGCAGCAAAGATTTGGAGATGGGTTTGGGGGAAGAGCACTAGGGTTAGGTGCCAGGAGACCAGGATTCTAGCACCAGCTCTACCACAGACTATCTGTAGGGTCTGCCCaagtccctcccctctctgggcacTGTCTCTTCATCTTTCAAATTGCCATGGAAACCTTGGGTCTGCCTTCCAGAGCCAGAATCAAACGTGCACAAGTCTGTGGAGATGCTATCCCACATCCACAGCCCTGGACCAAGGTCAAGGGCTCTCTGGAAAGGGATCTGGTCAATGTGAATACACGTGGCCGCATATGCATGTGACCATGTGTaacgggggctcaaactcaccgagtCTATGAGTTTCCTCACCTCCGTTGGTGGGTCATTTGTAGAGGACAGCCAGGGCCTCCAAAGGCAAACTCCTCTAGGACAAAGAAGGAGGAGCTCAAACAGTGGAGGAAGGAAATTGGAGCCTGGAAATCCCTGAGATAACAAAAGAGGCTTCCCGAAAACTTGGCTCAGATGCCATCTACTCCAGGAAACCTTTCCTGAGGACCCCAGGCCCAGGTCAGGGGCCCTCCTCCCTGCTTGAACAATGTGATCATTGCTTTTGTCATGTcgtttcataattatttttactcaCCTTTGAGCTTCTTAGGGGCAGATTTATGTTTGATGATGTCTGAATCCCCAACACCCAGTACAATGCCTGGTACACACTAGGCATGTCACTAAATGTTTCTTGGAATGTTAAATGTTTGGAGGAATGTGGAAAATATCTTGCCTCCACCtcctgttccaaaaagtagagcTCAGAGTCCTACCATCTTCTTGGGCTGGGGAAAGGGGTCTGAAATATTCCTGAGCCCACTGCTTCCCTGCTGGACTTCCAGAGgtcagaaaaaaagcaaatggagaTCTCATGGTGTGGTCAGAAGGAGACAGTCGCCCAGTCAAAGGCTTCTTGGGTGTCTGGTCCTCTTTTACCCCCTCTTCAGCCTGGGTCAGATTAAACTCAGGCTTCATGGCAGTCTCCCCTGTGCTCCTCAGTGGACTGAGGAACTTGGCCCATGAGGCCCTGGCTGCTTGGCTTTCAGCTTTGGCAATGCCCACTGTCCCCAAGTCCCTTTTTGCCACCTAGAGGGATGAGTGAGGTGGGAAGCCAGTTGAGGTATTTCAGCTTGAGATCTGGAAGGGGCAGTCTCTGAGGGCTGTGAGGCTTTGCCTTACTCCTCCATGGAAAGCAGGGGCATCCtggacatttcatttttttcctcccccatgACCCCATTAAACCTGAGTTCAGGTTGCTAAAGGCCAAGTTCCACTTACCTTTCACTGCCACCTACATGCTGTCTGGAAGCAAGTGGTGATGGACTTAATAGGCCAGGGAGTGCCTGGGGGGCCTGCGGGAGGGCTGGAGCTAGGACCAGGGCCAGGGCTGGGACAGGGGCAGCAGCAGGAACAGAAGAGTCCATCCTTAGGGGATTGGAAGCCAGGCAAGCTGTAGGGGCTCCTATTTCTCAGAACCTCTTGCATTCTTCTGGCCTTTCCTTGGAGACCCTTTTATAAGGCCTTCTTAGACTCATAAATTATTCAGGGAAGTGCAGGGCTGGGGGACCTGGGAGGAGGGATGAAGATTTAGAATGGGAGCTCAGAGAGGGGGAGCTGGGTCCCTGGGTGTGAAAGCTCTCCCAGTTGAATAAACAGAGAGTCAATGGGGGGTGAGGGATTTTCTTTACCTCCAagtcagaaaggaaaacacaaaagggCCAAATCACACACCATTTGTGCAAATTCCCCAGGCAGTAGCAAGGCCagaggggggaaaggagggaagctCATTAGCACCCAGAACCACAGAAAGTTGTCAGACTCAGAGGGCTGGATAGACAGGCCTTTGTCAAAGCCGGTTCCCAACAAGAAGGGCCAGCTGACCTGGCTGAGGAGAGTGAGGGACTCACACGTCACTTCGGCTCAAACCCCAAAGAGATTTGCCAAGTGGACCTGACATGGGGTGCCTGCCATTAAGCATACCACCTGGGTTAGGAAAAAAGGAGGTTCTGGATGGAGCAGGTCCAGTTGCCTGTGGAGTGAGACTCAAATCTTCCTTCCATGCCCTTTGCTTTATGGGTCAGTTCATTTGCAAAAGTGCCTGAGTCTCCTCTCCAGCCTCAGCAGTAAGTGGTCCGGTAAAGGTGTGTGGGCAGCATTTCAGGGCTTCACGTCAGATTCCAAATTTCAGAACTCAGCATCAGGAGCCAGCATGCTagtgggaggggggctgggaggcagggttCTGCCTGGCCATTAAGCTGCTGAAGAACCATCCCTGGCCCAGGGGCCTCGGTTCCCTCACATGTGAGAGGAAGGTGCAGGGTGTGGGTCCAGTGGCCTCAAAGGGCCCTGCCAGCCTGAACACTCTGTGACAGGGCCTGGGTAGATGGGTACTGATCCAGAGGCAAGCTTGGCGGTTCCAGCACAGTCCTTGGCCTTAGCCAGTCTTCTGGGCCTTTGCCAGAAAGCTTCCAGTTACAACTACTGGCGGGCTCCTTGTGCTGTAGAAGTCCCGAAAATATTCCTCCAGAGCTCAGTGTCCAGCACCGGCATGGATTCAGCCTCTTGGATATTCGTCACAGTCAGGTTTGTAATCATCCAAAAACTTTGAAACAACCTCTATGCCCCATAACAGGAAACCAGTTAGATTAATTAGGGTAAGTCTTTGCAACCGAATACTAAGCAGGCACTCACAATCATGTTCTAGAAGTATAATTATCAACACAGAAAGTTGGGGGGAGAGAAATCAGATACCAAAATAGTATGAATAGTTTTATTCAAGGGCCCCTCTTTTCTCTGCTCCCCtgcctcctacccccaccccatttcAAACCCCAAGGCCACTCTGTGCTTTGTagcaaaggaaaattagaaacaaatgccTCACTTTAGAAAGCTGAGAGAAGGTTACTGGGGTTGCTTCTGCGAGTAAGACTATGGGggatttttacttctttctttatgCTTTCCTGAACTTCCTAAAAAGTTCCACAGGATCTGATGCTCTTTGGGTAGTAAAAAATCAAGACAcatgagaataaaaaagaaagaaagtagtgCTTCTCTGCAGGAGAGAACACACTTGGGCAAATAACACTTGTTCTGTGTGACTTCAGAGGGCAAGGCTGAAGCTCATGGTTGAAGCTACAGGCAGACACATTTTGGCTCCatcaaaggaaaaacattctaaTAGTGCAGCCACCACCTAACCCAAGGGCCTGGCACTGTCCCAGCCCTCAATAAACAGAGGTTTATTATAAGCTCTGTGTCCCCGAATTGTGTAAGTGCAACCTGGATCCTGGATCCtggagaggggaaaaggagggCTGCTGGGAGCCCAAGTTTCTATCAGTCTGTCACAGTTCTCACTAAATGTGCCTCTGGAAGATGAAAGTTTGCTTGGATTGCTTCGCTGGCTCAACTGAGGGATGAAGCTAAGAGGAGGAGCCAGGTGGAAGAAAGGGCTGGAAGGACATGGCATgtgaaggagaaagaagcagaCCTGTTGTCACTCCCTGAAATTTTTTTGACCTCTAGGTGGCCATGGTCTGTGAAAATAGGCAGGAGGGAAGAGGTCAAGGGAGAAGAGGTAGACATTTCTCAGCCATGCCACCTATCATGCTACCTCTGACCTTGAACCTGTGTTTATTCCCTCACTGTCCTTCACCACTGGCTGTCTAGCCCCTTCACTCCTGTGAGCAGGCCTCAGGGTTCCCCTCATACCAACTCCCAGCATGCTCTCCTGGAGTCCCATTAGCCTTTAGGTGTGTCTGTGTGGCCTTTTGTTCTCCACACACAATGGTTGTCCTGCTACCTCCTAAAAATGGCCACCACCTACCCCATTCAGCTCATGGGAGATGAAGCCACTCGCCCCCTTGTTGGGCTCTCCCCAGCCTGAAGGATTTAAGACCTGCAAGTGTCGCTGGGCAAAAGTGGGAGCCTGGCTGTTTccctctgcagtcagcacagaacagGAGTGAGATGGCCAGCAGGGTGGCAAGGAAAGGGGTGGGAATGACCAAAATGAATAACTTCTTGTCAGGGTGATTATGATTCTACCACTGTTTCCCTTaatatttctgggttttgtcAGTGCTTTGCCAGGCTCTGCTGAGAGGGCTGGGTGCTTCCTCTGGGCTACATGGCACTGGGCATTGCCTGGCAAAGGAATGGTCTAGAAAGAGGAAAGTGCTGAGGATACTGCCTCAAAGTGCTTACAGCttagggagggagacaaaggctGCACAGGGGAAGACGGACTCAACTAACCTCAGCTGGGCCCTGGTACCGCTCAGCCACCCTCCAGCATGGTCCTCTGTCAAGCCCCAGCTCCAGCCTCCACATTTCCCTGGGCTACATTCCAAACTTCCTTCAACTCCCATgttcctgccccacccctctcctcctacttccctgagaaaacagaagccttCAAGCATGAATTAACTCAGTGCCCTGCCCAACCCCCCCAAAATTGGCCTGCCTCTCCAActtccttcccctccagccctcccttcTCAGGGGGCAAGGTGCCCCTCTCGTTAAAGGCTAATCCCTTTACCTGGGCCTTGGCCTCATCCACCTTCTTTCTTTGGGCCCTTCCTCTAGACGTTGTGCCCTTCTCTTCAGGAAAATTCAGCTTCTTTATACCAGCTCGTTTCCTTCTGATTACAAAATGGAGGTCTTTTTTATCCCCCCAAAATaaggcccctccctccccagacgTGTTCCCTTGTTTCTCtaacatgttctctctctctttttctctcctgcctccctccctccttctctcctctatTTCCATCACTGTCAAATGTGTTGAAAGGAGAGCCTGTAGACTGCCACTTTCCCCTACTTCTCATATGTACCTCAACCTACTGCAGTTGGGCCCTCACCCCATCTTCCTAGTGAATGGGCACTACTAAAGGTCACCAAATAACCTCCTAATTGTCAAATCCAGTGATCTTTTTGAACATTGGGTGGCAAAAGACATTGTTGGCCAAGTCCTCATTTCTTCAACCCTCCTTCCTCTGTTGGCCTCCATGATTACTGTCTTGTTTTCTGCCTACTTCTGGAACCACTCTTCTTGATCTCAGTTGCTGACCTCCTTTCCTCTGCCCATTCCCAGATCTGTGGTTGTCAGTTACCGTCCCCAAATTAGGGTGATACACAGTGATATTTCCAATGGGTCAcagcaaaatgggaaaaacatcCAAAGTAGAGTTTTTCAATAATCTAAACGTAATCAGTTATAAAAGACTTTATTCTGAGATTAGGCCTTTCCTATTCTTGGAgggagcaaaatatttttttttgaaattataacaATGGTAGATATTAGCGTTTTCTTTAATGTTCCAACTTGGCAAAATAAAATGCTAGTTTCTCTATGTCAGTCCcattgtttgttgaatgaatcaaaacttgagaatattttctccccccaaaacctCCTCTGTACCTACCTCAGTAACCAGCATCATATTGCCCAGGTAATTGAAGCTAAAACCTCAGCCATTTTCTCACATCTGTCCCCCTTGTGCTCCCCATGCTCTTCATTGTTTCTTTGATTATGGCCTCATCCGTGCTTTCTCACCTGGATGCCTGGAACAGCTTCCAAGTTGGTTCCCCTGTCCTTGACTTGGCCCTTCCAATCCATCCTCCCCACAGCTACCCCAGtgatctttctaaatttttttttttttcaacgtttatttatttttgggacagagagagacagagcatgaacgggggaggggcagagagagagggagacacagaatcggaaacaggctccaggctctgagccatcagcccagagcccgacgcggggctcgaactcacggaccgcgagatcgtgacctggctgaagtcggacgcttaaccgactgcgccacccaggcgcccccccagtgATCTTTCTAAACCACAGACCTGAGTATACTCCTCTTGCCCTGGAAAACTTCCAGTTATTCCCAGCTACCTaaaggaaatgtccagaattCTTTGTGTGGCAGTTGAAGACCTTTGCTTCCTAAGCTCAGCCTGCTTCTCCAGGCTTCTGCCCCCAGTGCCTTCCATGCACCCTCCACTGTGGCTCCCCTTGACTTGACCTCCTCTCTCTAAACACACCATAGTCCTTCCCTCCTAAGCTTTTCAGAGTTCAGGGCCTCTGAAGGTCTTAATCTGACCCTGTGTAGAGTTTATCATGGAGAACACTGTGGGTCACAACCAATGTCAGGACTTAAAATCAGTGTAGTGGGTTGCAAACAGCATTTAACCAAATGAATGAACAGCAAGTAGAAGAGTGGATCACATGTAGTAAGGATGTATATTGTTCTGTAAAACTTTTTGCTTTAGCCATATGTAGATGGAGATCAAGATTTAAAGATACACAAACACAAGTACTATGCCATGctgcaaaatgtatttcttgctgTGGGTAATAGTCACAAAACTGGCACTGAGGGGACAACAGTTATTCTGTGATTCATTTAGTGCTGTTCATATCACAGTCCTTGCTCTCAGAATGGGTCTAGTCTCACTGGGGAGTAACAGAGGTCAGGAGAATGGGTAATGCCAGGGAGATCTCACAAAGGAGGGGGCAGGATTGAGCTGGGCTAGGCTTAAGtcggcagagagagggggaaatgtaATCCTGGCAGGGAAAGCTGGCACAGAAGCAGATAGTAAGATGAGAGaacatttgttaaacatttatgtaccaggcactgttctaagcattttgcaTGGATTAATTTGTCCCACAAACAACCCTATGAGGAAGACACTCTTACaagcctcattttatagatgagattaagatacttgcccaaggtcacagagccaaaAGTGAcaaggctgggatttgaactcaggtagtCTCTGTGCTCTTGGCCACTGCACTACATTGCCACTGGGGAACAGTGAGAGCCTAGGCTGTCAAGAAACTGACGGAAGAGGGCCTGGAAGGGCAGGTGGAAAGACCTGGAACAGGTTCTGCTCTCACCTGGGGAAAGAAGAGCTTACTCTTTCCCTCCAGCCTCTTCCTCTGGAGCCAGGGACCCTGGTGTTAGGGGCAGGAAGCCTGAAAGGCCAGCATGGGGGCCAGGTGGAGTCAAGAAACGAGGCAAGGTCTGctctgagagaagagaaaagaggaaggttctctcccccaccccagcctatCCCCAAAGCAAAAATAGCAAATGGTCCCCGGGACCTCTGCCCTCAAGTCCAAATGTCCCAAATGTGCCAAGTCCTGGACCCAGACCCTTGGGTCCCTGGGACAGGGGGTCCCCTCTGGAGAACAGTTTGTTGCTGGGTCAGCCCTCCGCCTGCACCCTCTGCCTCTTGGCCCGCCATTGGAGCCAGGCCGTGGCCCATGTGGTGCAGGGTTCTTTTGGCAGAGCCCCCTTGCAGCTCCCCATTTGCTCCTCATTTGGACCATAAGGGCCTAGAAAAACAGAGCTCCGAGGAagcaggaggggtgggagggagggtgcccTGGAAAGTCCCTCCCAACCAGGCTCCTTCCCTCTGCCATTCGATCCATCCAGCCCCATCCCTGGCTCCTTTGGCCAACCTGGCCAAACTCTCTCCTTTAGGACAGCCTCTTTCCCAGCTTGGCCCTA
The DNA window shown above is from Lynx canadensis isolate LIC74 chromosome X, mLynCan4.pri.v2, whole genome shotgun sequence and carries:
- the RIPPLY1 gene encoding protein ripply1, with translation MDSSVPAAAPVPALALVLAPALPQAPQALPGLLSPSPLASRQHVGGSERGVCLWRPWLSSTNDPPTEVRKLIDSATGGATGAKVTKANSEFHHPVRFFWPKSHSFDYLYSDGEILLQNFPVQATINLYEDSNSEEEEEEEEE